From Caldicellulosiruptor hydrothermalis 108, a single genomic window includes:
- a CDS encoding discoidin domain-containing protein: MVNLKKLLSVITSFVMIAFLLLGLYVPKVKADDSVNLAKNKSITANSYVQGFVPQNANDGNIQTYWEASSNTYPNLLTVDLGTQQTFNRIVLKLNPSWSTGRTQDIEILGSNDNSSYSTIVARASYYFDPNTGNVVTITFSNKSYRYVRLKIYSNNGANGGQIAEIEVYYDVSSSTGKYEAENAILSGGAKVNFDHTGYSGTGFVDGYWIVGATTTFNVMVLTKTEYTLTIRYANATGSIKTVSLYVNGRKIKQLRLPNLSNWDTWADVSEFVLLNAGSNAITIKYESTDSGNINIDYITVKPKDRGANLPFIKHEAEYASTNASIMQYSVLYRTDIQSEASGRRAVKLDNTGQYIEFTLTEPANAMVIRYCIPDSVDGQGLNATLSIYVNNVHYQDIQLTSKYAWVYGEYPWTNNPADGKAHHFFDEVRLMFSTTYSTGTKIKLQKDSGDNAAYFIIDFVEFENVPAPISQPSNSLSITAYGATPNDGTDDKQAIINCINDAKAQGKIVWIPSGVFDLSGGPITVDNVTIKGAGMWYSVLRGSGAAFALNGNNCRFYDFAIYGNTTQRIDSAPETAFDGNAGTGSIIQNIWIEHVKCGIWVNYPTDGIQILGCRIRNTLADGINLCGGTKNSTVQQCHIRNTGDDAIAIWSATWISNNPSQNNTVKYNTIECPWLANGIAIYGGANNVVEYNIVKDIIAFGGGILVSSNYSCVAFSGTTTVRYNTIERGSSYEWNLNYARGAIWINAAQQDINATIGIQSIEIYDTPYQGIFIEGPYSVGSNLSFNNVYINGAGTYGIEIASNARGSATFNSVVIFGATYGGLLNSAGSNFTLNKGSGNIGW; this comes from the coding sequence ATGGTCAACTTAAAAAAACTTTTATCAGTTATTACTTCATTTGTTATGATTGCATTTTTATTGCTTGGTTTGTACGTTCCAAAAGTAAAAGCAGATGATTCAGTAAATTTAGCAAAAAACAAAAGTATAACAGCAAATAGTTATGTTCAAGGATTTGTACCTCAAAACGCTAATGACGGCAATATCCAGACTTATTGGGAAGCCTCGAGCAACACATATCCTAATCTTTTAACTGTCGATTTAGGAACTCAACAAACATTTAACAGAATAGTTCTTAAACTAAATCCTTCATGGAGCACTGGTAGAACACAAGATATAGAAATATTAGGTAGTAACGACAATTCTTCATATTCGACTATAGTAGCAAGGGCATCATACTATTTTGATCCTAATACAGGGAATGTAGTTACAATTACTTTTAGCAATAAAAGTTACAGATACGTGAGGCTAAAAATATATTCTAATAATGGAGCTAATGGTGGTCAAATTGCTGAAATTGAGGTATATTATGATGTTTCCTCATCTACTGGAAAGTACGAAGCGGAGAATGCGATATTATCTGGTGGAGCAAAAGTGAATTTTGACCATACAGGTTATTCGGGGACGGGATTTGTTGATGGTTATTGGATTGTGGGTGCTACAACTACATTTAATGTTATGGTTCTTACGAAAACAGAGTACACATTGACAATAAGGTATGCTAATGCAACTGGAAGTATTAAAACAGTCTCTCTTTATGTCAATGGCAGAAAAATAAAGCAACTTAGACTTCCAAATTTATCAAATTGGGATACATGGGCTGATGTTTCAGAATTTGTGTTGCTAAATGCGGGCAGCAATGCGATTACAATAAAGTATGAATCAACTGATAGTGGAAATATAAATATCGATTATATTACAGTTAAACCAAAAGACAGAGGAGCTAATTTGCCTTTTATTAAGCACGAAGCTGAATATGCTTCAACAAATGCTTCAATAATGCAGTATAGTGTGCTTTATAGGACAGACATTCAATCAGAGGCATCTGGGAGAAGAGCAGTAAAATTAGACAATACTGGTCAATATATTGAGTTTACACTTACAGAGCCGGCTAATGCAATGGTCATTCGATATTGCATTCCGGATAGCGTAGATGGACAAGGGTTAAATGCAACTTTAAGTATTTATGTAAATAATGTTCACTATCAAGATATTCAATTAACTTCCAAATATGCGTGGGTATATGGAGAGTATCCTTGGACAAATAATCCAGCAGATGGCAAAGCGCATCATTTCTTTGATGAGGTACGATTAATGTTCTCTACCACCTATTCTACAGGTACAAAGATTAAATTACAAAAAGATTCTGGTGATAATGCAGCATATTTTATAATAGATTTTGTTGAATTTGAAAATGTTCCAGCGCCTATAAGTCAGCCCTCTAATTCACTCTCGATAACTGCTTATGGTGCTACTCCTAATGATGGCACTGATGATAAACAAGCAATTATAAATTGTATTAATGATGCAAAAGCTCAAGGTAAAATAGTGTGGATACCAAGTGGTGTCTTTGATCTAAGTGGGGGACCAATAACTGTAGATAATGTGACAATAAAAGGTGCAGGAATGTGGTATTCTGTCTTGCGTGGCTCTGGTGCTGCTTTTGCTTTAAATGGCAATAATTGTAGATTTTATGATTTTGCTATTTATGGTAACACAACACAACGTATTGACAGTGCACCTGAAACAGCGTTTGATGGAAATGCGGGGACTGGATCAATTATTCAAAATATATGGATTGAACACGTAAAGTGCGGAATATGGGTAAACTATCCTACTGATGGAATTCAAATATTAGGATGCAGGATTAGAAATACTTTAGCTGATGGAATAAATTTGTGTGGAGGTACTAAAAATTCGACTGTTCAACAATGTCATATTAGGAATACAGGTGACGATGCAATTGCAATATGGTCAGCAACATGGATAAGTAACAATCCTTCACAAAATAATACTGTTAAATACAATACAATAGAATGTCCGTGGCTTGCAAATGGTATTGCAATATATGGTGGTGCAAACAATGTTGTTGAATATAACATTGTAAAAGACATTATAGCTTTTGGTGGAGGTATCTTAGTAAGTTCAAATTATAGTTGTGTTGCATTTAGCGGAACGACCACTGTAAGATACAACACTATTGAAAGAGGAAGTTCTTATGAATGGAATCTTAATTATGCCCGGGGAGCTATATGGATAAATGCAGCTCAGCAAGATATCAATGCAACTATAGGGATTCAAAGTATAGAAATATATGACACTCCTTACCAAGGGA
- a CDS encoding response regulator transcription factor, translating into MNKNKLSYREREIVKLIAEGMTNKEIAVILNISEKTVKTYVKNIMLKLEVDSRYKIIAWYYKNLNSKS; encoded by the coding sequence ATGAATAAAAATAAATTATCATATAGGGAAAGAGAAATTGTAAAATTAATAGCGGAGGGTATGACCAACAAAGAAATAGCTGTAATTTTAAACATAAGTGAAAAAACTGTAAAAACTTATGTTAAAAACATTATGTTGAAGCTTGAGGTAGATAGCCGCTATAAAATAATTGCTTGGTATTATAAAAATTTAAATTCAAAAAGTTAA
- a CDS encoding methyl-accepting chemotaxis protein: MCDKEVKNAIMDGKENVFFRVMRKMSITNKLTLLVFLVVFIPVILVSTLSISLSVNSLIKETKRSYLITTQASSDYFENIFSTAKNKIAEIMQSEAIQNYYSQARQDMQGKVDIYKLKEEANKLFQNIMIANPMFSSGYILVGKDNSLTYPIMSLEEVNFENLKSSTWYQAVIQSDEPIILKDHFKDFDEKINKSGVNEIPPYAFSVAIALKDTLTLRTIGVILLDVSLDWFKEALQNSHLAQNGGYMLAISPEGDMIVPSKWSDQFKSIPNKETNFVKRILELGQKGVKSGSLTTSYEEREFLITFNKLYNSGWYIVGIVALSSITNSTRVLLMMVIIATIIFTIAAIGVGSLFALRIANDIKKVAKTFSLTQKGDLSVKVSIKRNDEIGILVDSFNEMIEKLKKLIIDVVKVIERVVESVSAIKAVSAETSSAATEISKVVEHITDGANEQAKEISNIYTIVNRFGEKIEIIAHSINKMKDYSCFINSITEKGESAFSSLNGVTQNTVRASNDMMINLESLIANIHSIEKVIKVLNSITEQTKLLALNASIEAAKAGDMGRGFAVVASEIRKLADQSKTATREAETMLKKIIEQSKKTQQVKGVFEEIVKEQYNVVEHVSKAFLNIKNEMDKLLLDIEKVNESVITINNEKNIIIESIKNISLISEQTAASSEEIYAAIEEQVASVEELYRMTEKLNAVTGELQESTKVFKF, translated from the coding sequence TTGTGCGACAAAGAGGTGAAAAATGCAATCATGGATGGAAAAGAAAATGTATTTTTTAGAGTAATGAGAAAAATGAGTATAACCAATAAATTGACACTGCTTGTTTTTTTGGTTGTTTTTATACCTGTTATTTTAGTTTCTACCTTGTCTATTTCGCTATCTGTAAATTCTTTAATAAAAGAAACTAAAAGGTCATATTTAATAACCACTCAAGCCTCCTCAGATTATTTTGAGAATATTTTTAGTACTGCAAAGAATAAAATTGCTGAAATAATGCAAAGTGAAGCTATTCAAAATTATTACTCTCAAGCTCGACAGGATATGCAAGGGAAAGTGGATATTTACAAGTTGAAAGAAGAAGCCAACAAACTCTTTCAAAATATTATGATAGCCAATCCAATGTTTTCAAGTGGTTATATTTTGGTAGGAAAAGATAATTCTCTTACATATCCAATTATGTCATTAGAAGAGGTAAATTTTGAAAATCTCAAGTCATCGACTTGGTATCAAGCAGTGATACAGTCAGATGAACCAATAATTTTAAAAGATCATTTTAAAGATTTTGACGAGAAAATCAATAAAAGCGGGGTAAATGAAATACCTCCTTATGCTTTTTCAGTTGCTATTGCATTGAAAGATACACTGACTTTAAGGACAATTGGTGTTATCTTGCTTGATGTTAGTTTAGATTGGTTTAAGGAAGCTTTACAAAATTCTCATTTGGCTCAAAATGGAGGATATATGCTGGCAATTTCACCAGAAGGAGATATGATTGTACCTTCTAAATGGTCAGACCAATTTAAAAGCATTCCGAATAAAGAGACTAATTTTGTAAAGAGAATTTTAGAATTAGGACAAAAGGGAGTGAAATCTGGCTCGTTAACAACCAGTTACGAAGAGAGAGAATTTTTGATTACATTTAATAAACTGTATAATAGTGGCTGGTATATAGTTGGTATTGTGGCACTAAGTTCTATAACTAATTCAACCCGCGTATTATTAATGATGGTTATAATAGCAACAATTATTTTTACAATTGCTGCTATTGGTGTTGGAAGTTTATTTGCTTTAAGAATTGCAAATGATATAAAGAAAGTAGCTAAGACTTTTTCTTTAACACAAAAAGGTGATCTTAGTGTAAAAGTTAGTATAAAGAGGAACGATGAAATAGGTATATTAGTAGATAGTTTTAATGAAATGATTGAAAAACTAAAGAAATTGATAATAGATGTTGTCAAAGTAATCGAGAGAGTAGTGGAAAGTGTCTCAGCGATAAAGGCTGTGTCTGCTGAAACATCTTCTGCTGCTACAGAAATCTCTAAAGTAGTTGAACACATCACAGATGGTGCTAATGAACAAGCAAAGGAGATTTCAAATATTTATACAATAGTAAATAGATTTGGTGAAAAGATTGAAATAATTGCTCACTCAATTAATAAAATGAAAGATTATAGCTGTTTTATAAATTCAATAACCGAAAAAGGTGAAAGTGCTTTTTCTTCTCTCAATGGTGTTACTCAAAATACTGTGCGGGCAAGCAATGACATGATGATAAATTTAGAGAGTTTGATTGCTAATATCCACTCAATTGAAAAGGTTATAAAGGTTTTAAATTCTATAACAGAACAAACAAAATTATTAGCATTGAATGCTTCGATAGAGGCTGCAAAAGCTGGCGATATGGGTCGTGGATTTGCTGTTGTTGCGTCTGAAATTAGAAAGCTTGCTGATCAGTCTAAAACTGCAACTCGTGAGGCAGAAACAATGCTTAAAAAGATAATCGAACAATCTAAAAAAACCCAACAAGTGAAAGGTGTCTTTGAAGAAATAGTAAAGGAACAATACAATGTGGTTGAACATGTCTCAAAAGCTTTTTTAAATATAAAAAACGAAATGGATAAATTATTATTGGATATTGAAAAAGTTAATGAGTCTGTAATAACTATAAATAATGAAAAAAATATAATTATCGAGTCTATCAAGAATATTTCCTTAATTTCTGAACAAACTGCTGCTTCTTCCGAAGAAATTTATGCTGCAATAGAAGAGCAGGTAGCATCTGTAGAAGAATTATATCGTATGACTGAGAAGTTGAATGCTGTTACAGGAGAACTACAGGAATCTACTAAAGTATTTAAGTTTTGA
- a CDS encoding S-layer homology domain-containing protein, whose product MVRRIYKKIFSLITLFSIIISFVPIRVYSEEPNSNLFVNSLDGNIKVITGSVIYRIENKYKAGQYLYEDSNNQVAYGTPDIFDMRSHWVIEDAGNGKYRIRNRATGHYMNIEGQEYGSNPPLKCSEIQEDWASARFEIKLFEGDYDQGTYVVKSELNSNYVLHIEQDDGVAHVSNWAQETWGSAHWVFRDATNYDNSNLGSPEPPTGTQPPEIVPNQYYRIQNEWKQYEYLYDDNGIVKYGTPNSEDERFIWMIEEYNGNYRIKNKATGNYINIEGHKIVDKTYSNGYWADVVKCSQWQDKNTFLWQLKPQGNSYNIMTVADQNLYPNFGLHVEDQLGTLQCSDVNPTWGSMKWNFRTLDEPIVSKPVEKPDFSGSEYWLIKNYWTKLYLMEKEGKLIYGNINKNDESVQWAVEKQGEYYRLRNKKSGHYINIKNNMDYVEVSSVDPNDLSAQWNIEYGTKTGYVVIQNPSNPNQYINVEAKKGYAQCTQIDPSWGSPQWMFIPANVNQQYVRIKSVYNNGYMYEDKDGRVRFSPTVDVNNPVSHWLIEIFGNAKRIKNRATGHYLAVESLLNGNEMVDPLESMNIQDDWMSALWTINSVGDNVYSLQNVYRSECYIHVEENTDYVYCNNNVSSNSQKVQWTLEPVNCEIPFSIPTGYVRIKNNLTGSYLYENLNGVILYGNNPPNDGRAHWKIEIENGIAKIKNRVTGHYISIDNKTRYVEALPQEMIKEGANWIIEVSDATNYVLIKSNMPERETDYINIENQAGYVECSLVSNELGSAKWAFEEAPENFEVPNNESISKNTEQITPILNYINPRFEAEEAFYSGGACVSKDNEGYSGAGYVAGLDMQGSRIVFNVNVPSEGLYKVVIGYSNGTNSLKTLTLYANGIKEKKVSFSQTGSWTKWNSIVDNIFLRQGLNTIMLQYDEDDSGNVFIDYIEVPNCINNSSNGATINFTRYEAENAVTNGEIIEQDRTYRTIASEASGRRAVKLFQNGHYINFVLTKPANAIVIRYCIPDSSEGGGIEAPINLYINGEFSKSIILSSEHSWVYGVFPWSDDPKQGNPHRFFEEVRVILDNYMPAGTVITLKKDENCSAEYYYIDFIETEIVPKPYSMPENYISILDFGAIPNDNIDDTQALVNCIETAKSQHKGVWIPEGTFNFDSEKIALDNVVIRGAGMWYTVLKGKYATFLIVGDNVGIYDLSIEGEETTRIDSHPAAIESDYNATTIKNITIQNLWIEHSKVGIWINNGNNVYISGCRIRNTYADGINLTYGTKYSMIENTHIRYTGDDGIALWAQKDPNNPDDVTHNVEGNIVRFNTIEMPWLASNIGIYGGKNNIVSDNLLVDTIAFGGGINISSKIDYHPYPFEGFLYIERNRLIRCGGREWNFNQDFGAIWVNCAGMDINGEIIVRSNEILDSTYQGISINGSNSLNNFTFENNIINQTGTWGINILSTAKGSGIFRNNTILNTKINEFFNGSRYFTPLLTNDMVFPSWAEGGKLSVKEVTSNSVTLQFPAAVDNGLVTYYKLIWNDSMVTLKSTYKNFTIKNLTSGQEYLFKLYAIDNTGNLSPQPLTLLVRIPKEVGDSGNTVQTFYFEQKNNVANEEKENNVRFEGEKEEKIVEKEMVNLIEEAIKNKVQKISLDVEKYGFNNTLTLPENAFNLAKVENASTLIEVKYQNTSIEIPVNFIEDLKKNILKSMASNNLVLNIKITKPEQKIIDIVNKILKSSGLEAIEKPINFEIYLTSADKTINVDRIGLFTITKNIALEKQITKEKLSTVFIDVYNNLIIPTPSIFDISDNKMNVRIFGNTIGIFVVVKNNKSFNDINGHWAAKEIELLNNKLIVNGIRQNEFAPQRNITRAEFVTMLVRALGLWINSKDKIKFKDIDEKDWYTNSINTAVNLGLVNGFNDGTFRPNDYITREQMVAMIIRTLSVLNNKFKLINTQENLARFADSYYISPWAKQYVSTAIQLGLIKGKTFELLAPKDFATRAEAAVMLVRFLTIANLAN is encoded by the coding sequence ATGGTCAGAAGAATTTATAAAAAGATATTTTCTTTGATAACATTATTTTCAATAATAATTAGTTTTGTTCCTATTAGAGTGTATTCGGAAGAACCCAATAGCAATCTGTTTGTAAATTCATTAGACGGCAACATAAAAGTTATTACTGGCAGTGTTATTTATCGAATAGAGAACAAATACAAAGCGGGTCAATATTTGTATGAAGATAGTAATAATCAGGTAGCATATGGGACGCCGGATATATTTGATATGAGGTCACACTGGGTGATAGAGGATGCAGGAAATGGGAAGTATAGGATAAGGAACAGAGCAACAGGGCATTACATGAACATAGAGGGACAGGAGTATGGGAGTAATCCGCCACTCAAGTGTAGTGAGATACAAGAGGACTGGGCGAGTGCCAGATTTGAGATAAAGTTATTTGAAGGGGACTATGACCAAGGGACATATGTAGTTAAAAGTGAGCTGAATAGTAACTATGTATTGCATATAGAGCAGGATGATGGAGTAGCACATGTGAGCAACTGGGCGCAGGAGACATGGGGTTCAGCTCATTGGGTATTTAGAGATGCAACGAATTATGATAACAGCAATTTAGGTAGTCCAGAGCCACCAACAGGTACGCAACCGCCTGAAATTGTTCCAAACCAATATTATCGTATTCAAAATGAATGGAAACAATATGAGTATTTATATGATGATAATGGTATTGTAAAATATGGAACTCCTAATTCAGAAGATGAAAGATTTATTTGGATGATTGAAGAATACAATGGTAATTATAGGATTAAGAACAAAGCAACAGGTAATTATATTAATATCGAAGGTCATAAGATTGTTGACAAGACATATTCTAATGGGTATTGGGCTGATGTTGTAAAATGTAGTCAATGGCAAGATAAAAATACATTCCTTTGGCAATTAAAGCCACAAGGTAATAGTTATAATATCATGACTGTTGCTGATCAAAACTTGTATCCCAATTTTGGTCTCCATGTTGAGGATCAGTTAGGAACTCTTCAATGTAGTGATGTTAATCCTACTTGGGGTAGTATGAAATGGAATTTCAGAACACTGGATGAACCTATAGTGAGTAAACCTGTTGAAAAACCAGATTTTAGTGGATCAGAGTATTGGTTGATAAAGAATTATTGGACCAAACTATATTTGATGGAAAAGGAAGGTAAACTTATATATGGTAATATCAATAAAAATGATGAAAGTGTCCAGTGGGCAGTAGAAAAACAGGGGGAATATTACAGGCTTCGAAATAAAAAGAGTGGTCATTATATAAACATTAAAAATAATATGGACTATGTGGAAGTGTCAAGTGTAGATCCGAATGATTTATCAGCTCAATGGAACATTGAATATGGAACAAAAACTGGTTATGTAGTCATTCAAAATCCCTCAAATCCAAATCAATATATAAATGTAGAAGCTAAGAAAGGTTATGCACAATGTACTCAAATAGATCCGTCCTGGGGTAGTCCTCAATGGATGTTTATTCCAGCTAATGTAAACCAGCAGTATGTCCGAATAAAAAGTGTTTATAACAATGGGTATATGTATGAAGATAAGGATGGAAGAGTGAGATTTAGCCCTACAGTAGATGTTAACAACCCTGTATCTCATTGGCTAATCGAAATATTTGGAAATGCAAAACGTATAAAGAATAGAGCAACAGGACATTATTTAGCGGTGGAAAGTCTTTTAAATGGTAATGAGATGGTAGATCCATTAGAGAGTATGAATATTCAAGATGATTGGATGAGTGCTTTATGGACAATTAATTCAGTTGGGGATAATGTATACAGTTTGCAAAATGTATACAGAAGTGAGTGCTATATACATGTAGAAGAAAATACTGATTATGTTTATTGTAATAATAACGTTTCATCAAATTCTCAAAAAGTTCAGTGGACATTAGAACCAGTTAATTGTGAAATTCCTTTTAGTATTCCGACTGGTTATGTGAGAATAAAAAATAATTTAACTGGAAGTTACTTGTATGAGAATTTAAATGGAGTTATCCTATATGGTAATAATCCTCCAAATGATGGACGAGCACATTGGAAAATAGAAATAGAAAATGGTATTGCTAAGATAAAGAATAGGGTAACAGGACACTATATTAGTATTGATAATAAAACAAGGTATGTTGAAGCTTTGCCTCAAGAGATGATAAAAGAAGGTGCAAATTGGATAATTGAAGTTTCAGATGCAACAAATTATGTATTAATAAAAAGTAACATGCCAGAGAGAGAAACTGATTACATTAATATTGAAAATCAGGCTGGTTATGTTGAATGTTCATTGGTTTCAAATGAATTGGGGAGCGCTAAATGGGCGTTTGAGGAAGCTCCAGAAAATTTTGAGGTTCCCAACAATGAGAGTATTTCTAAAAACACTGAACAAATTACCCCAATTTTGAATTACATCAATCCTCGATTTGAAGCAGAAGAGGCATTTTATAGCGGAGGAGCTTGTGTAAGTAAGGATAACGAAGGATATTCAGGAGCTGGATATGTAGCTGGGCTTGACATGCAAGGTTCTAGGATTGTATTTAACGTTAATGTTCCTTCTGAAGGTTTATATAAAGTGGTTATTGGGTATTCTAATGGAACTAATTCTTTAAAAACATTGACCTTATACGCTAATGGAATAAAAGAGAAAAAGGTTTCATTTTCACAAACTGGTAGCTGGACAAAATGGAATAGTATTGTGGATAATATATTCCTCCGTCAAGGTTTAAATACAATAATGCTTCAGTATGATGAAGATGATAGTGGTAATGTGTTTATCGATTACATTGAAGTGCCAAACTGTATAAATAATTCATCTAATGGCGCTACTATTAATTTTACAAGATATGAAGCTGAAAATGCTGTTACTAATGGAGAAATAATCGAACAAGATAGAACATATAGGACAATTGCATCGGAAGCTTCAGGTCGAAGAGCTGTAAAACTTTTTCAGAACGGTCATTATATAAACTTTGTTTTAACAAAACCAGCAAACGCGATTGTAATAAGATATTGTATTCCAGATAGTTCAGAGGGTGGCGGTATTGAAGCACCAATAAACCTTTATATTAATGGTGAATTCTCAAAGAGCATAATACTGTCTTCTGAACATAGTTGGGTATATGGAGTATTTCCATGGTCTGATGATCCTAAACAAGGTAATCCCCACAGATTTTTTGAAGAGGTTCGCGTTATTTTGGATAATTATATGCCAGCTGGAACAGTTATTACACTTAAAAAGGACGAAAACTGTTCAGCGGAATACTATTATATAGATTTTATAGAAACTGAGATTGTTCCTAAGCCCTATTCAATGCCTGAAAACTATATATCAATATTAGATTTCGGAGCAATCCCAAATGATAATATTGATGATACTCAAGCACTGGTTAATTGCATTGAAACTGCAAAATCACAGCATAAAGGTGTATGGATTCCAGAAGGTACATTTAACTTTGATAGTGAAAAAATTGCGTTAGACAATGTGGTTATTCGCGGAGCAGGTATGTGGTACACAGTACTGAAAGGTAAATATGCAACATTTTTAATTGTAGGAGATAATGTGGGAATATATGATTTATCTATCGAAGGCGAAGAGACTACCAGAATTGACTCTCATCCGGCAGCAATTGAAAGTGATTATAATGCTACTACTATAAAAAATATTACTATCCAGAATCTTTGGATTGAACATTCCAAGGTAGGGATTTGGATAAACAATGGGAATAATGTTTACATTTCGGGTTGTAGAATAAGAAACACATATGCAGATGGTATTAACTTAACCTATGGTACCAAATATTCTATGATTGAAAATACTCATATAAGATATACTGGGGATGATGGAATTGCACTATGGGCTCAAAAAGATCCAAATAATCCAGATGACGTTACCCATAATGTTGAAGGCAATATAGTAAGATTTAACACTATTGAAATGCCATGGTTAGCAAGCAATATAGGAATTTATGGAGGTAAAAACAATATTGTGTCTGACAATTTATTAGTTGATACTATTGCTTTTGGCGGTGGAATAAATATTAGTTCGAAAATAGATTATCATCCTTATCCCTTTGAGGGATTTTTGTACATTGAACGAAATAGATTGATAAGATGCGGAGGACGCGAATGGAATTTCAATCAAGATTTTGGAGCAATATGGGTAAACTGTGCTGGTATGGATATAAACGGAGAAATTATTGTGAGAAGCAATGAAATTTTGGACAGTACTTATCAAGGTATATCAATAAATGGGTCAAACAGTTTAAACAACTTTACTTTTGAAAATAATATTATAAATCAAACTGGAACTTGGGGGATAAATATTTTAAGTACTGCAAAAGGATCAGGAATATTCAGAAATAATACAATTTTAAATACTAAAATAAATGAATTTTTCAATGGTTCACGATATTTTACACCTTTACTAACAAACGATATGGTTTTTCCATCATGGGCAGAAGGAGGCAAGCTGAGCGTAAAAGAGGTAACCTCAAATAGTGTAACTCTGCAATTTCCAGCAGCAGTTGATAATGGTTTGGTAACTTATTATAAACTTATATGGAATGATTCCATGGTGACATTGAAAAGTACTTATAAAAACTTTACAATTAAAAATCTAACAAGTGGTCAAGAGTATCTTTTTAAACTATATGCTATTGACAATACTGGCAATTTATCTCCTCAACCACTTACCTTATTGGTGAGAATACCAAAAGAAGTTGGGGATAGTGGAAATACTGTTCAAACTTTTTACTTTGAACAAAAAAATAACGTGGCAAATGAAGAAAAGGAGAATAATGTAAGGTTTGAAGGTGAAAAGGAAGAAAAAATAGTAGAAAAAGAAATGGTAAATCTTATTGAAGAAGCAATAAAGAATAAGGTACAGAAGATATCATTAGATGTAGAAAAGTATGGCTTCAATAATACATTAACATTGCCAGAAAATGCCTTTAATTTAGCAAAAGTAGAAAATGCAAGTACTTTAATAGAGGTGAAGTACCAGAACACGAGCATTGAAATCCCTGTGAATTTTATTGAGGATTTAAAGAAAAATATTCTTAAATCTATGGCATCCAATAATCTCGTTTTAAACATTAAAATTACAAAACCGGAACAAAAAATTATTGATATAGTGAACAAAATCCTAAAAAGCTCTGGATTAGAAGCAATAGAGAAACCAATAAATTTTGAGATTTACCTCACTTCTGCTGATAAAACGATCAATGTAGATAGAATTGGGTTATTTACAATTACTAAGAATATAGCTCTTGAAAAGCAAATTACTAAAGAGAAACTCTCGACAGTATTTATTGATGTGTATAATAACTTAATAATTCCTACACCAAGCATATTTGATATATCGGATAACAAGATGAATGTAAGAATTTTTGGTAATACGATAGGAATATTTGTTGTAGTAAAAAACAATAAGAGTTTTAACGATATTAATGGACATTGGGCTGCTAAAGAAATTGAGCTTTTGAACAATAAGCTAATAGTAAATGGCATAAGACAAAATGAATTTGCACCTCAAAGGAACATAACAAGAGCAGAATTTGTAACAATGTTAGTCAGAGCATTAGGCTTATGGATAAATTCGAAAGATAAGATAAAATTTAAAGATATTGATGAGAAAGATTGGTATACAAATTCTATAAACACAGCAGTTAATTTGGGCCTAGTAAATGGCTTTAACGACGGAACATTTAGGCCTAATGATTACATTACTCGTGAACAAATGGTAGCGATGATAATAAGGACATTGAGTGTATTGAATAACAAATTTAAATTAATTAATACTCAAGAGAATTTGGCAAGGTTTGCTGATAGCTATTATATAAGCCCCTGGGCAAAACAATATGTATCAACTGCAATCCAACTTGGTTTAATAAAAGGAAAGACCTTTGAGTTATTAGCACCGAAAGATTTCGCAACGAGGGCAGAGGCAGCAGTTATGCTTGTTCGATTTTTAACTATTGCTAATTTAGCTAATTAA